The following is a genomic window from Devosia neptuniae.
GGCGGGCGCCCATGGTGAAGACGTCGCGCAGAATGCCGCCCATGCCGGTGCCCGCGCCCTGATAGGGCTCGATGAAACTGGGATGGTTGTGCGATTCCATCTTGAAGACCACGGCCTGGCCATCACCGATATCGACCACGCCGGCATTTTCGCCGGGGCCCTGAATGACACGTGGCCCGGTGGTGGGCAGGGTCTTGAGCCACTTCTTGGAGCTCTTGTACGAGCAATGCTCGTTCCACATCGCCGAGAAAATCCCCAGCTCCGTATAGGTCGGCACCCGGCCGATCAGCGCGACGATCTTGTCGTACTCATCGGGCTTGAGGCCATGATCGGCGACCAGCTGGGGGGTAATGACGATGTCGTTGGGGAGGGTCATTCGAGATTTGTCCGGGTTTGGCGGGCAATGAGCTTGTCGGCGGTGACGACTGCGATGCAGAGCAGCGCGAGGGCGGCGGCCATGAAGAGGGCGTTGAGCAGCACCTGGCCATAGCCAAGCTGGACCACGTTGAGCACGGGATAGGGATATTCCTGCACCCAGACGCCGCGCGCCAGGATGTAGAGAAAATAGACCAGCGTGGGCGCCAGCATGATGGGCAGCTGGGTCCAGCGGAGCTGGCCGTGGCGCTGCGCTATCAGCCAAAACAGCAGATACAGCGTGGGGCACAGATAATGCAGGATGTTGTCGGCCAGCAGGGCCACGCCATCCAGCGAGCCGAGGAAGCGCAGCACGAAGTAAACATAGAGCCCGACCAGCGCGATATTGGCGGCCATCAGCCCGCGGGTCACGGGGCGTCGGAACAGTTCGAGGCGGGACGTGGGCAGGATTTCGGAGAGGTAGATCAGCACCAGGACGATATTGGTCAGGATGGTGTAAAAGGCGAAGAAATGCCCGAGAAAGCCCAGGAAATCACGGCCATTGGTGGCGGCCCCCTGCATCGACAGGATGAATTGCATGATCAACCCGGTCACGCCGAACCCCAGCCCTAGCCAGGTCAACAGCACTCGCGGTTTGACTGGCGCCCGCAGGGTCATCTCAAGCCGCCTGGCCCAGCAATCCTGAGAACAGGGCCCGTCCATCACTGCCGCCATGCGCGGCCTCGATGAGGTTTTCCGGGTGGGGCATCAGGCCCAGCACGTTCTTCTGCTCGTTGAAAATGCCGGCAATGTCGTTGATCGAGCCATTGGGATTAGTGCCCTCGGCATAGCGGAAGGCCACCTGGCCATTGCCCTCGAGGCGGGCAATGGTATCGGCGTCAGCGAAGTAATTGCCATCGTGATGGGCGACGGGGCAGCGGATGATCTGGCCCTCGGTATAGCCGCGCGTGAACTCGGTCGCGGCATTGGCGACTTCGAGCTTGACCTCGCGGCAGACGAATTTGAGGCTCATATTGCGCATCAGCGCGCCGGGCAGCAGGCCCGCTTCGATCAGGATCTGGAAGCCGTTGCAGACGCCCAGCACCTTGACGCCCTGGGCAGCGCGCTCGCGGACCTTGTCCATGATGGGCGAACGGGCAGCGATAGCGCCACAGCGCAGATAATCGCCATAGGAGAAGCCGCCGGGGATGACGAGGAGGTCGACATCAGGCAAATCGGCATCCTGATGCCAGACCACCTGGGGGGCGGTGCCGGAAATCTTGGTGAGCGCCGCGATCATGTCGCGGTCGCGATTGAGGCCGGGGAAGACGATGACGGCTGATTTCATCGGCAGGTCCTCGCTATGTCTGGGGTTGCGCGAGGCCCTTGTCGTGAGTCTTGGGCAAAAAGGCAAGGGGCGAGATAGAATATCCCGCCCCTGTGGCCCGCTTTGCGATGTGGTTTGCTATTCGGCCGGCGCTTGCACTGCGCGGGGTTCTTCGCGGCGCGATCCGCTGGTGCCGGGCAGGTGGGCCCAGGCGGGGCGCTCGAACAGGAAGCCGCCCCAGCCGGTGCGTAGCACCAGCCAATAGAGGATCAGCGGGGAGATGATGGCGATCGCCATGATGGCGAGGCTAAGCAGGGTCGGCTCGATGAAGCCCAGCTTGATCAGCACAGTGCGGGCAATGCCCATGGGCAGCACGAAAGCCACATAGATGATCAGCGATTTACTGCCCATCCAGCGCAGCCAGTTCATCCAGGGCAGCCGGGTGAGGAGCGCGGCGATGGTGCAGAGCGCGGATGTGCCGACCAGGGCCAGGATGAGATGCACGCCCGGCAAGCCGGCAATGCCCATCACGGGGTGGATGGGGTGCATGGCAAAGCCGGGAGAGAAGACCAGCGCAGCATTGAACGCGGCCCAGACCAGGAGGCCGACAATAGCGAGGATGACGTTCTCACCAGCCCAGTTGGCCAGGCGGAACAATTGAGGCGCCAGGATATAGCCCGAATAGAAGAACACGAAATAGGCCGCGAACTGATCCACGGCGTAGCTGCCGGTGTGGATGGAGGCCATTTGCAGGACGGCGGCAATGATGAACACGGCCCAGCGCGGCGCGCGGATATCGTGCAACAGCTTGGCAACAGCGCCGCAGACGGCCAGCATATAGATGAACCACAGCACGCCATAGGGCTGGACCACGGCCCAGGCCAGTTCGCTCACGGCGCCAACGGGATTGGCAGAGAGCAGGCCGGTCTTGAAGACGATGTGGATGAACGCCCAGAGCACGTAGAAATAAAGGTAATGCACGACGCGGCGGTCGGCGAAGGCTTTCCACGGGCGGTCGATGACCTGGGACAGGAACAACCCGGAAATCAGAAAGAATTCGGGCATGCGGAACGGCGTGGCAAAGGCAATGGCCCAGTGCAAGGCACCGACGCCGCCAGTGTCCTCGCCGACGCTTGAGGCTGCATACATCATCACGACGAGGAAAATGGACAGGCCCTTGGCCATATCCACCCAATCAAGGCGCCTTGCCGATCCAGTCATTGCCAGAACTCCCCAGAACTTGCGGGGCATAATAGCGGCAATGATCAGAGGAAGCGTAAAAGCCTGCGTGAAGGCTTAATGGAAATGCTTAACTGGTAAGGATTTAGCTAAATCCCGCCCAAGCATTTACCCTAGACGGGCACGGACGCGT
Proteins encoded in this region:
- the purQ gene encoding phosphoribosylformylglycinamidine synthase subunit PurQ, which produces MKSAVIVFPGLNRDRDMIAALTKISGTAPQVVWHQDADLPDVDLLVIPGGFSYGDYLRCGAIAARSPIMDKVRERAAQGVKVLGVCNGFQILIEAGLLPGALMRNMSLKFVCREVKLEVANAATEFTRGYTEGQIIRCPVAHHDGNYFADADTIARLEGNGQVAFRYAEGTNPNGSINDIAGIFNEQKNVLGLMPHPENLIEAAHGGSDGRALFSGLLGQAA
- a CDS encoding Pr6Pr family membrane protein, yielding MTLRAPVKPRVLLTWLGLGFGVTGLIMQFILSMQGAATNGRDFLGFLGHFFAFYTILTNIVLVLIYLSEILPTSRLELFRRPVTRGLMAANIALVGLYVYFVLRFLGSLDGVALLADNILHYLCPTLYLLFWLIAQRHGQLRWTQLPIMLAPTLVYFLYILARGVWVQEYPYPVLNVVQLGYGQVLLNALFMAAALALLCIAVVTADKLIARQTRTNLE
- a CDS encoding acyltransferase family protein; the encoded protein is MTGSARRLDWVDMAKGLSIFLVVMMYAASSVGEDTGGVGALHWAIAFATPFRMPEFFLISGLFLSQVIDRPWKAFADRRVVHYLYFYVLWAFIHIVFKTGLLSANPVGAVSELAWAVVQPYGVLWFIYMLAVCGAVAKLLHDIRAPRWAVFIIAAVLQMASIHTGSYAVDQFAAYFVFFYSGYILAPQLFRLANWAGENVILAIVGLLVWAAFNAALVFSPGFAMHPIHPVMGIAGLPGVHLILALVGTSALCTIAALLTRLPWMNWLRWMGSKSLIIYVAFVLPMGIARTVLIKLGFIEPTLLSLAIMAIAIISPLILYWLVLRTGWGGFLFERPAWAHLPGTSGSRREEPRAVQAPAE